The region GAAAATCTTGAACTCGGTCGGCGAGCCTGCGAAGCCCGTTAGAAGGGTGGCTATCGTGAACAGCATGAAGCTGATCGCGATGCCCTTCTTTCGCCCGATCCGGTCGGCCAGCGGACCGAAAACAAGGGCGCCGAACATCATGCCGAACAGCCCCCACGCCTGCAGCGTGCCGGCCTGCGGCTTGGTGAGACCCCATTCCGCGATCAACGACGGCAGCACCGTGCCGGCAACGAAAACGTCGTAACCATCGACGATCAGAAGCAGCGCACACAGAACCACCACGGTCCACTGAAAGCTTCCGAAGGGATTGTTGTCTATGGCCTCATTCACATCGATCGTGCGCATCATGGCTCCTCCTCGAGTCGTTACGCGGTCGGTCATGGGATTTCGGGGGTTCAGCCTAGATCGCCTCCAGCGACAGGCAGCACACTCCCGGTGATGTAGGACGCCTCGTCCGAGGCCAGAAACAGGATCGGCGCGGCCTGCTCCTCGATTGTACCGTAGCGCTTCATGAAGCTCGATTGCTTCACCTGCTGGACGACGTCCCCCATCCAGGCCCTCTCGGCTTCGGTATCGCCGTCGGCGTTGCGCGGAATCCGGCGCGGAGGCGCCTCCGTGCCGCCGGGTGCCGTGGCGACCACGCGGATGTTGCTTTCCGCGAGTTCCATCGCCAGCGACTGCGTAATGGCGTTCACACCACCTTTCGCCGCCGAATAGGGTACGCGATGAATGCCACGCGTCGCGTTCGAGGACACGTTCACGATGGTTCCGCGGCCACGGGCCAACAGATGCGGTAGAACGGCATGGCAGCAGTAGAGTGTCGGCATCAGCGAGCGGCGGATTTCCGCGTCTATCTGTTGCGGTTCGAATTCCGCATAAGGGCGCATTCGGATCGCCCCGCCGACATTGTTGATCAGGATGTCGACGCCGCCGAAGGTCTCGGCGGCAAACTGCATCGCCGCCTCCGCACCCTCGTAGGTTTCGAGGTTCGCGCTGAACGCGGCTGTGACTGCATTCCTGGCCTCGGCCGCAACCTCCGCGACAAACTCGGCACGGTCGACGAAGAGTACCTTGCCCCCCTCCTCCGCAGCGCGCAGCGCCACCACCCGCCCGATGCCCTGCGCCGCGCCGGTCACCACCAGAACCTTGCCAGCGAAGCGGTTTGGGAAAATCGGCGCGCTCACGCGGCTACCTCCAACACGGCGTTGGGGGTGAACTTCTCGTAGTAGAAGCTGTTGGGCTTAACGCCGGTTTCATCAAAATATCTGCGCACGGCATCGACCATCGGCGGCGGCCCGCAGAGATAGACGTCGACATCACCGCCGTTGAGCGCCTCCGCCGGCATATGCTGGGTCACCCAGCCCTTGCGTGGATGCTGGGAAGTCTCCTCCGCCACGACGGTGCTGTAGCTGAAGTTGGCAAGCCGCGCGGTGTAAGCTTCAATCTCGTCAACAAGCACAAGGTCAAGATTCCGGGTCACGCCATAGATGAGATGAACCGGCTGCTGCGAATTCTCACGGGTCAGCACTTCCAGCATGGACAGGAATGGTGCCAGACCCGTGCCGCCGGCCAGGAACAGCAGCGGACGGTTGACGTCACGCAGGTAGAAGCTGCCGAGCGGGCCGGTCAGTTCGAGGGTTTCGTCGACCTCGGCGCGCTCGAGCCAACCGCTCATCACGCCGCCGGGGATCTTCTTGATCAGAAAACTGATCCGCTGTTCGCCCGGTGCGGTGCTGAAGGAATAGGATCGATGCTGGCCGCTACCCGGCACATTGATATTGGCGTATTGCCCGGGCAGGAACGCGGGCGCCTCCGCGTCCACCTCCAGTTCCAGCACGATCGCCGCGTCGTTGTGGGACGTTACCCGCGCCACCGTGGCGGCGAATTTTAGCTGACCGGTTTTGCATGCGACCGATGTCGTCGGAACCGCGATGACGCAGTCCGACGACGGCTTCATCTGGCAGGTGAGGACGAGACCGCTCTCCGCCTCGTCGGACGTCAGCGCGTCATCGATATAGTCGTCGCCGAGCTCGTAGCTGCCGCTCTCCGCGCGGCACTTGCAGGTGCCGCACACGCCGTCGGAACAGTCCATCGGCAGGTTGATCTTGCTGCGGAAAGCCGCGTCGAGGACTTTTTCCCCATCCTTGCATTGGATGAAACGGGTAACGCCGTCCTCGAAATTCAATGCGATGTTGTAGCTGGTCATGGGATCCTCCTCGAAGTCCTTGCCGGCAGCGATCGTCAGACGTGGTAGACGTCGATGACCTGGCGGATGTAGTCGTTCTTCAACACGATCTTTTTGCTGGAGATCACCAGCTTCTCGCCGCTCGTGCGCAAGGTGACGAACATGGTGCCGAAGAAGTGGTCGGTGATCTTGTAGCGATGGTTCAGGGTGTGGAAGTTGTAGCGGACATCGACTTCCTCGCCGCGCCGCTCCAGCACTTCGACATTGCTGACGTTGTGGCTGGTTCGGGGCTCCGGCATGGATGCGCCGGAACGTTCGGTCTTGATGCGGAACACCCGATCCTCGAGCCCGTCGCGGCTCGGATAGTAGATGAGCGAGATCTGCGACTGCGGATCCTCGGTGAGCTGGTCGTCATCGTCCCATGCCGGCATCCAGTAGGTGACGTCGGACGCATAGCAGGTCAGCCATTCGTCCCATTCGCGGTCGTCCAGAAGGCGTGCTTCCTTGTAGAAAAACGCGCAGATGGCTTCGTAGGAAATGCTCATGCGACGGCTCCCTTCCTCTCGAAGGCGAGTGCTTCGCGCATCACCCTGGCCCAGTATTCGTGCTGGCGGACGAACAGTCCCTCGTCTTCGCTGCGTTCACCGGAAACCAGCGGCTTCAGGCCCATCCTCTGGGCGTTTTCATCCGGACCGTCGATCCAAAGGGGTGCGCCGCGCGACATGTCGTTCCACTTGGCGGCGATGCCGGCGTAACCGGCCTGGCAGGCCCGGAATTCTTCCAGGTCATCAGCCGTACCCATGCCGGAAACGTTGAAGAAGTCCTCGTACTGGCGGATGCGAAGCGTGCGATCCTCAGCGCTCTCGCCCTTCGGCGCGAAGCAGAAGATGCTGATCTCGGTCTTGTCCACGCTGATCGGGCGGGTGACGCGGATCTGTGTGCTGAACTGGTCCATCAGGAACACGTTCGGGTAGAGGCAGAGGTTGCGAGTCTGATTGATGATGAAGCCGGCCTTGTCCTCACCAACGCGCGCCGTGATCTCGTCGCGGTTGTTGTAGACCGGACGCACTTCCGGGTTCATGGTCCGGGTCCAGAGAAGAATGTGACCGTTTTCAAAGCCATAGACGCCGGCAACGGACTTGCTCCAGCTATTGGCGTCGACCGCCTTGGTACCCTCCTCGTGGCGCCGGTCCATCGTGGCGGCGTAGTTCCAGTGCACGGTGCTGACGTGGTAGCCGTCGCAGCCGTTCTCCATCTGCATCTTCCAGTTGCCGTCATAGATGTAGGAGGAATTGCCGCGCAGGACCTCCAGGCCGTTCGGTGCCTGATCGACGATCTGGTCGATGATGATCTTCGTCTCGCCCAGGTAATCTTCGAGCGCCGGGACATTCTCGTTCAGGCTGCCAAACAGGAAGCCGCGGTAGTTCGAAAAACGGGCAACGCGCTTGAGATCATGCGAGCCATTCTTGGCGAACTGCTCCGGATACTGGGTGGTCTTCTCATCCTTCACCTTGAGCAGTTTGCCGGTGTTGGAGAAGGTCCAACCGTGGAAGGGACAGGTGAAGCTGCCCTTGTTGCCGTGCTTGCGCCGGCAGAGCATCGCACCCTTGTGCGCGCAGGCATTGATGACCGCGTTGAGTTCGCCGGTCTTGTCGCGGGTGATGACCACCGGCTGACGGCCGATGTATGTCGTGTAATAGTCGTTGTTGTTCGGGATCTGGCTTTCATGGGCCAGATAGACCCAGTTGCTCTCGAAGATGTGCTTCATCTCCAGTTCGAACAGGTCGGCATTGGTGAAGATGTCGCGGCGGCAGCGGAACTGTCCGGCTTCCTTGTCATCCTGTACGGCGGTGGCAAGCAGCTGATCGAGGTCTCGGGCCTTGTCGATAATCGCAGACATGGTTTCTCTCCGGCCCGCGGCGCGCGGACGGCGGGCCGGGGCAACAATTTCGATGATGGAGGGGTGGCGGTCGCTACAGCGCTATGCGTCTTTACGCGCTAAGGTCGCTGTAGCCCTCTGAAATGGCGCAAGATTTTCTCCTTAGATCGATGCCGGTCCAAGGAACTGTGCGCTCACCGCCGCTTTGGCCAGCTATGCGGCGGCGCGCTTGCGCAGCTCGTTGATCTGGTTATCCACGCCGTTCACCAGCGCGGTGAGATGAACATCGAATTCGATCTCGGCGAACGGGCCGTTGAGATTGTTGGCCCTGATGCTGGTCTCGTCCGTCCGCTCGGTGACGGCCGGGACGAGCCCGTC is a window of Sinorhizobium sp. BG8 DNA encoding:
- the benD gene encoding benzoate diol dehydrogenase BenD yields the protein MSAPIFPNRFAGKVLVVTGAAQGIGRVVALRAAEEGGKVLFVDRAEFVAEVAAEARNAVTAAFSANLETYEGAEAAMQFAAETFGGVDILINNVGGAIRMRPYAEFEPQQIDAEIRRSLMPTLYCCHAVLPHLLARGRGTIVNVSSNATRGIHRVPYSAAKGGVNAITQSLAMELAESNIRVVATAPGGTEAPPRRIPRNADGDTEAERAWMGDVVQQVKQSSFMKRYGTIEEQAAPILFLASDEASYITGSVLPVAGGDLG
- the benC gene encoding benzoate 1,2-dioxygenase electron transfer component BenC translates to MTSYNIALNFEDGVTRFIQCKDGEKVLDAAFRSKINLPMDCSDGVCGTCKCRAESGSYELGDDYIDDALTSDEAESGLVLTCQMKPSSDCVIAVPTTSVACKTGQLKFAATVARVTSHNDAAIVLELEVDAEAPAFLPGQYANINVPGSGQHRSYSFSTAPGEQRISFLIKKIPGGVMSGWLERAEVDETLELTGPLGSFYLRDVNRPLLFLAGGTGLAPFLSMLEVLTRENSQQPVHLIYGVTRNLDLVLVDEIEAYTARLANFSYSTVVAEETSQHPRKGWVTQHMPAEALNGGDVDVYLCGPPPMVDAVRRYFDETGVKPNSFYYEKFTPNAVLEVAA
- the benB gene encoding benzoate 1,2-dioxygenase small subunit, producing the protein MSISYEAICAFFYKEARLLDDREWDEWLTCYASDVTYWMPAWDDDDQLTEDPQSQISLIYYPSRDGLEDRVFRIKTERSGASMPEPRTSHNVSNVEVLERRGEEVDVRYNFHTLNHRYKITDHFFGTMFVTLRTSGEKLVISSKKIVLKNDYIRQVIDVYHV
- a CDS encoding Rieske 2Fe-2S domain-containing protein, whose translation is MSAIIDKARDLDQLLATAVQDDKEAGQFRCRRDIFTNADLFELEMKHIFESNWVYLAHESQIPNNNDYYTTYIGRQPVVITRDKTGELNAVINACAHKGAMLCRRKHGNKGSFTCPFHGWTFSNTGKLLKVKDEKTTQYPEQFAKNGSHDLKRVARFSNYRGFLFGSLNENVPALEDYLGETKIIIDQIVDQAPNGLEVLRGNSSYIYDGNWKMQMENGCDGYHVSTVHWNYAATMDRRHEEGTKAVDANSWSKSVAGVYGFENGHILLWTRTMNPEVRPVYNNRDEITARVGEDKAGFIINQTRNLCLYPNVFLMDQFSTQIRVTRPISVDKTEISIFCFAPKGESAEDRTLRIRQYEDFFNVSGMGTADDLEEFRACQAGYAGIAAKWNDMSRGAPLWIDGPDENAQRMGLKPLVSGERSEDEGLFVRQHEYWARVMREALAFERKGAVA